A single region of the Micropterus dolomieu isolate WLL.071019.BEF.003 ecotype Adirondacks linkage group LG02, ASM2129224v1, whole genome shotgun sequence genome encodes:
- the emc10 gene encoding ER membrane protein complex subunit 10 isoform X2 has protein sequence MARLIPFKVAVVSTVLFVVCTNFVCCNNGRKVGDVLDTEFSGFSVPLEHSFEVDDVAKFRVRGALVLKAGREPSVSLSQNQLSEEDRAKLKEVAAVDGLYRIRVPRVFLQADRQTERQMEGYLTAFVRACAMVESHLSDVITLHSDVSGYLIGVSIVTIPGACRGTEVEDEVDLEVFNTTLSVMAPVNAPGPETALFLERMEQESEKKGKNPQEQKSFFAKYWYLILGGAIFLMATNSAQPPAGGGREQS, from the exons ATGGCTCGTCTTATTCCATTTAAAGTTGCTGTTGTTTCCACTGTTTTGTTTGTCGTATGCACaaattttgtgtgttgtaataaTGGTAGAAAG gtTGGCGATGTCCTGGACACTGAATTCAGTGGTTTCTCTGTGCCGCTTGAACACTCTTTTGAAGTCG ATGATGTAGCAAAGTTTCGAGTACGCGGAGCACTGGTGTTGAAAGCTGGCAGGGAGCCCAGCGTCTCACTAAGTCAGAACCAGCTATCAGAGGAAGACAGAGCCAAACTGAAG GAAGTGGCTGCAGTGGACGGTCTGTACAGAATCAGAGTGCCTCGTGTTTTcctgcaggcagacaggcagacagagcgGCAGATGGAAGGTTACCTCACCGCATTTGTCAGAGCC TGTGCCATGGTTGAGTCTCATCTGAGCGATGTCATCACGCTCCACTCTGACGTCTCTGGGTACCTCATTGGTGTCTCCATAGTGACAATACCTGGCGCCTGTAGGGGCACTGAGGTTGAGGATGAAGTTGATCTTGAGGTTTTCAACACCACACTCAGTGTCATGGCTCCTGTCAATGCACCGGG ACCTGAGACGGCTCTGTTCCTTGAACGAATGGAACAGGAATCTGAGAAGAAAGGGAAGAATCCACAAGAACAGAAATCTTTCTTCGCAAAATAT TGGTATTTGATTCTGGGAGGTGCCATCTTCCTCATGGCCACCAATTCAGCACAGCCCCCAGCAGGGGGAGGAAGAGAGCAGAGCTGA
- the emc10 gene encoding ER membrane protein complex subunit 10 isoform X1 yields the protein MARLIPFKVAVVSTVLFVVCTNFVCCNNGRKVGDVLDTEFSGFSVPLEHSFEVDDVAKFRVRGALVLKAGREPSVSLSQNQLSEEDRAKLKEVAAVDGLYRIRVPRVFLQADRQTERQMEGYLTAFVRACAMVESHLSDVITLHSDVSGYLIGVSIVTIPGACRGTEVEDEVDLEVFNTTLSVMAPVNAPGPETALFLERMEQESEKKGKNPQEQKSFFAKYWMYIVPLVLFLMMSGAQDQSGGGAGGGAANGGGR from the exons ATGGCTCGTCTTATTCCATTTAAAGTTGCTGTTGTTTCCACTGTTTTGTTTGTCGTATGCACaaattttgtgtgttgtaataaTGGTAGAAAG gtTGGCGATGTCCTGGACACTGAATTCAGTGGTTTCTCTGTGCCGCTTGAACACTCTTTTGAAGTCG ATGATGTAGCAAAGTTTCGAGTACGCGGAGCACTGGTGTTGAAAGCTGGCAGGGAGCCCAGCGTCTCACTAAGTCAGAACCAGCTATCAGAGGAAGACAGAGCCAAACTGAAG GAAGTGGCTGCAGTGGACGGTCTGTACAGAATCAGAGTGCCTCGTGTTTTcctgcaggcagacaggcagacagagcgGCAGATGGAAGGTTACCTCACCGCATTTGTCAGAGCC TGTGCCATGGTTGAGTCTCATCTGAGCGATGTCATCACGCTCCACTCTGACGTCTCTGGGTACCTCATTGGTGTCTCCATAGTGACAATACCTGGCGCCTGTAGGGGCACTGAGGTTGAGGATGAAGTTGATCTTGAGGTTTTCAACACCACACTCAGTGTCATGGCTCCTGTCAATGCACCGGG ACCTGAGACGGCTCTGTTCCTTGAACGAATGGAACAGGAATCTGAGAAGAAAGGGAAGAATCCACAAGAACAGAAATCTTTCTTCGCAAAATAT TGGATGTACATCGTTCCTCTTGTTCTCTTCCTGATGATGTCTGGCGCACAGGACCAATCAGGTGGAGGAGCCGGAGGCGGAGCAGCCAATGGAGGTGGCCGATGA